Proteins from a genomic interval of Zingiber officinale cultivar Zhangliang chromosome 2A, Zo_v1.1, whole genome shotgun sequence:
- the LOC122043485 gene encoding protein CHROMATIN REMODELING 4-like isoform X3, with translation MKEENSLHDSMIDRKWVLKRKRKQTKSGLGALNGKEGASNSAVKRKTKCGIDASRSAKKTKGHDGHYYECAVCDLGGNLLCCDSCPQTYHLECLSPPLKCAPHGKWNCPNCTEKKGNVKVSSNIESNVKRARTKTTTGKPATVIKESVREKASVSGRHSIPRNNKGKTMFSCRDPDKADSDFLKDDKLDRPGSSHSGSLHEIPSDDRTLKNSFSTSHLKTSSRRRTLSLVKTSTSDDSECPTGKKPKFHISDVQRKNSVTTITGSTHKSKKKKQKFRSCSEKKRPSAEKGSADAAINNELPLGTNLETNKPIQKRRSSDTWNSSSKHETKRVKYESEEKDEMSSEQASLFSQDLDEQCTQLPNIEKQNVNSWNDIQQVDRIWGCRIRVSTIMSSKSLESEHAESHNYSGNQTIIQPLHGLNNSKTNGLLLTESQNESKAEIQDEKSACNGAFDPEVTLVSEEKDLCRVTLEDYDEKSYENKESLDNVISAKKGSMDEIVAKNDGLTQEDTPLSKADNAQIDIKAIDIVGTQNQSESVAPSGPHQMIVSSDSKGKHGMLLEMQSDAKILNNTMEEVQNVGTINDDSDSYEFLVKWVGKSNIHNSWLPESQIKVIAKRKLENYKAKYGNTVINICEEQWKKPQRVIALRACVDGLEEALVKWCGLQYDECTWERLDEPVMKESAHLVDELKQLETQTIDKDVNHDFYCAKSEIQDFLPLLDQPNELKGGLLFPHQLEALNWLRKCWYKSKNVILADEMGLGKTISACAFISSLHCEFKVKLPCLVLVPLSTMPNWSAEFSLWAPHLNVVEYHGCAKARTVIRQYEWHVSDPSKSDKLTKSYKFDVLLTTYEMVLADTSHLRGVPWEVLIVDEGHRLKNSSSKLFGLLNSFSFQHRVLLTGTPLQNNIGEMYNLLNFLQPVSFPSLSAFEENFNDLTTAEKVEELKKLVAPHMLRRLKKDAMQNIPPKTERMVPVELTSIQAEYYRAMLTKNYQILRNVGKGGAQQSLLNIVMQLRKVCNHPYLIPGTEPESGSMEFLHEMRIKASAKLTLLHSMLKILYKEGHRVLIFSQMTKLLDILEDYLAIEFGAKTFERVDGTLSVANRQAAITRFNQDKSRFVFLLSTRSCGLGINLATADTVIIYDSDFNPHADIQAMNRAHRIGQSNRLLVYRLVVRGSVEERILQLAKRKLMLDQLFVNKSGSQKEVEDILRWGTEELFNNSDCVNGPDATDAVPDGEHKHRRRSGGLGDVYKDKCTEGSTKIIWDENAILKLLDRSDIQLVSESADVDVENDMLGSVKSVDWNDDINEEADGMEMLPGVTGEDGEHKSEAKEDNAVGSAEENEWDKLLRVRWEKSQLEEEAVLGRGKRQRKAVSYRETFASMPSETFSESDTEEPERVYTPAGRAWKEKYARLRDRQKERIARRQNGEVSCLIDRVEWPTQSLIQSDHDMEGLDKRSYDDKIEQMEDNKSFQPLDDKRSESSAKFAKSIRHKYKKFHSDDLDLSVRPPSENLSSDIFLPSHPFNSLNTASPVPSNHLLPVLGLCAPNANQIGVSSRNNRGSLRQPISSSEQKRLSIGNTEFPFPPSSGSRSPNARNDEVREKSDISLLPEAPGMSLHHKLKSLIPDGYFPFYPVVPTSERSLMDGLGSASFASFQEKLGLPNLMIDDKLVPRFPLPSKSWMKPPADLLPSLSLGMQSIEGSFQEFPSMPPLPNFKQRPTDILKKKQKMFDLPSMNGLGSVQGMHPSFLESQHILLDNAMMQTQSVKKLFKKRAKADVWSEDELDALWIGVRRHGRGNWDIMLEDPKLKFAEYRTAEDLSLRWSEEQQKIMDAPAFSAPKSSKPLPLPGISDDMMNRALLGSKFSSIGGERPKSLPHLTDIQLGCRDLKSSFPGIDQLDHISRIDENLSKISPWQLSYLRSNYAGSSTGGLDGLERSGLPFNPRFQDNYTAKLGMNVPSSSALYNREVEYRSKNLFLPGAMDNSLNPLHGFNSAANYSESNVGMPLETQKQILHDFSSKNDIGVGSSNANKLPHWLREAVNPAPSRVPEPELPSVLPPSITAIAYSVRLLYGEDKTIPPFSIPGPPPIQPKDPRRILKRRRKLLRLSRLTPNIKCTTKNFDCGGPSTIPTASEILESEPVRGRSGHDENQNLNLNSPSSSLVDTQREGSGSVLVLSLEAPHMATSSTISRHSELPLTEIPGPSQQSEELSKPPVLEVDCEGPMEEDSKENNGKTTEKVPSSEQVDQVDRGGSSKTHSCASGSNQLKPMELSSEETELNDHQSENE, from the exons CATTACTATGAATGCGCTGTGTGCGATCTAGGAGGCAATTTGCTTTGTTGTGATAGTTGTCCTCAAACTTATCACCTTGAATGTCTCAGCCCACCTCTTAAG TGTGCTCCTCATGGAAAGTGGAATTGCCCTAACTGTACTGAAAAGAAAGGTAATGTCAAAGTATCAAGTAACATTGAGTCAAATGTAAAACGAGCAAGAACAAAGACCACCACTGGAAAGCCAGCTACTGTGATTAAGGAATCTGTCCGTGAAAAGGCATCAGTGTCTGGGAGACACTCTATTCCAAGAAATAATAAAGGGAAAACAATGTTTTCTTGTAGAGATCCAGATAAGGCAGATTCTGATTTCTTAAAAGATGATAAATTGGACAGGCCTGGATCAAGCCACTCTGGGTCCTTACATGAAATTCCATCAGATGATAGaactttgaaaaattcattttcaaccTCTCATTTAAAAACCAGCTCTCGAAGGAGAACACTCTCTCTTGTGAAAACCTCCACATCTGATGATAGTGAATGTCCTACAGGGAAGAAGCCCAAATTTCATATCAGTGATGTACAAAGAAAGAATTCTGTTACTACAATTACTGGTTCTACTCATAAGTCCAAGAAAAAGAAGCAAAAGTTCAGAAGTTGCAGTGAAAAGAAAAGACCTAGTGCTGAAAAGGGAAGTGCAGATGCCGCTATTAATAATGAGCTACCTCTTGGAACAAATCTTGAAACAAATAAACCTATACAGAAGCGCAGGTCATCTGATACATGGAACTCTTCATCAAAACATGAAACCAAAAGAGTGAAATATGAAAGTGAAGAAAAAGATGAG ATGTCATCTGAGCAAGCAAGCCTGTTTTCACAAGATTTGGATGAACAATGCACACAATTACCCAACATAGAAAAGCAAAATGTGAATTCTTGGAATGACATTCAGCAG GTTGATCGAATTTGGGGATGCCGTATTCGAGTTAGCACCATCATGTCTAGCAAATCATTAGAATCAGAACATGCTGAATCACATAATTATTCAGGGAACCAGACTATAATACAGCCACTTCATGGCCTAAATAATTCCAAAACAAATGGCTTGCTACTGACTGAGTCACAGAATGAAAGTAAAGCTGAAATACAGGATGAAAAAAGTGCTTGTAATGGGGCATTTGATCCTGAAGTCACTTTGGTTTCTGAAGAAAAAGATTTATGTAGGGTCACACTAGAAGATTATGATGAAAAATCATATGAAAATAAGGAATCATTGGATAATGTTATTTCAGCCAAAAAAGGTTCGATGGATGAAATAGTTGCAAAGAATGATGGTTTAACACAGGAAGATACTCCATTGAGCAAAGCTGATAATGCTCAAATTGACATAAAAGCTATAGATATTGTTGGCACACAAAATCAGAGTGAGTCAGTTGCGCCTTCTGGACCTCATCAGATGATTGTTTCCAGTGATTCAAAAGGAAAACATGGAATGTTGCTTGAGATGCAGTCAGATGCTAAAATTCTAAATAATACCATGGAGGAAGTGCAGAATGTAGGGACTATTAATGACGACAGTGATAGCTATGAGTTTCTTGTCAAGTGGGTTGGGAAATCAAACATACATAACAGTTGGCTTCCTGAGTCTCAAATAAAAGTTATTGCTAAAAGAAAACTGGAAAATTATAAAGCTAAATATGGGAATACTGTGATAAATATTTGTGAGGAACAATGGAAGAAACCACAACGTGTTATTGCTCTTCGGGCTTGTGTGGATGGTTTGGAAGAAGCTTTGGTTAAATGGTGCGGTCTTCAATATGATGAATGCACTTGGGAAAGATTAGATGAACCTGTTATGAAGGAATCAGCTCATCTGGTAGATGAATTGAAGCAATTAGAAACTCAGACCATTGACAAAGATGTTAATCATGATTTTTATTGTGCCAAAAGTGAAATCCAagattttcttcctcttcttgaccAGCCAAATGAGCTAAAAGGTGGATTACTTTTTCCACATCAGCTAGAAGCTTTAAACTGGCTGCGCAAATGCTGGTACAAGTCCAAAAATGTTATATTGGCTGATGAAATGGGGCTTGGAAAAACCATATCTGCATGTGCTTTCATTTCATCTTTGCACTGTGAATTCAAGGTTAAGCTGCCCTGTTTGGTCCTAGTCCCACTTTCCACTATGCCTAATTGGTCAGCTGAGTTTTCACTGTGGGCTCCACATCTAAACGTGGTTGAGTATCATGGATGTGCAAAGGCAAGAACAGTTATTCGCCAATATGAATGGCATGTTAGCGATCCTAGCAAATCAGATAAATTAACCAAGTCATACAAGTTTGATGTCCTATTGACTACCTATGAAATGGTGCTTGCTGACACTTCTCATCTTCGTGGTGTCCCTTGGGAAGTTCTTATAGTGGATGAGGGCCATCGGCTAAAGAATTCTAGTAGTAAACTTTTTGGTTTGCTCAATTCATTTTCTTTTCAACACCGTGTATTATTGACTGGAACTCCATTGCAGAATAACATTGGGGAGATGTATAACTTATTGAATTTTCTACAACCTGTTTCATTCCCTTCCTTGTCAGCATTTGAGGAAAACTTTAATGATCTTACAACAGCAGAAAAGGTGGAGGAGCTTAAAAAACTTGTTGCACCACATATGCTTCGAAGACTCAAGAAAGATGCTAtgcaaaatattccaccaaagaCTGAGCGGATGGTGCCTGTTGAGCTGACATCGATTCAAGCTGAATATTACCGTGCAATGCTAACAAAGAATTACCAGATACTAAGAAATGTAGGAAAAGGTGGTGCACAACAATCATTACTAAATATAGTAATGCAGCTCAGGAAGGTCTGCAATCATCCTTATCTTATCCCAGGTACTGAACCTGAATCTGGTTCAATGGAGTTTCTACATGAAATGCGTATTAAGGCATCTGCAAAGTTGACGTTATTGCATTCTATGCTGAAAATTTTATACAAGGAAGGACACCGAGTTCTTATATTTTCTCAAATGACAAAGTTACTTGATATTCTAGAGGATTACCTAGCTATAGAGTTTGGCGCTAAAACATTTGAAAGGGTGGATGGTACATTATCAGTTGCAAATCGTCAGGCAGCAATTACTCGTTTCAATCAAGATAAATCACGATTTGTTTTCTTGTTGTCCACACGTTCTTGTGGCCTTGGTATCAACTTGGCTACTGCAGATACTGTTATCATATATGATTCTGATTTTAATCCACATGCAGACATACAAGCTATGAATAGAGCACACAGAATAGGACAATCAAATAGACTTCTAGTTTATAGGCTAGTAGTACGTGGTAGTGTGGAGGAGCGCATTTTGCAACTTGCTAAAAGGAAATTGATGCTAGATCAACTATTTGTGAACAAGTCAGGATCACAGAAGGAAGTGGAGGACATTCTTCGTTGGGGTACTGAAGAGCTTTTCAATAATTCTGATTGTGTAAATGGACCTGATGCTACAGATGCTGTTCCTGATGGTGAGCATAAACATCGAAGGAGGTCTGGTGGTTTAGGAGATGTATACAAAGATAAATGTACTGAAGGTTCTACAAAAATCATTTGGGATGAAAATGCAATTCTGAAGCTTCTTGATCGTTCTGACATTCAATTAGTTTCTGAAAGTGCAGATGTGGATGTGGAGAATGATATGCTGGGCTCCGTAAAA TCGGTGGATTGGAATGATGATATAAATGAAGAAGCAGATGGAATGGAAATGCTCCCGGGTGTAACTGGTGAAGATGGCGAACATAAATCTGAAGCAAAGGAAGACAATGCTGTTGGTAGTGCTGAGGAAAATGAATGGGATAAACTTTTACGTGTAAG ATGGGAAAAATCTCAGCTTGAGGAGGAAGCAGTTCTCGGTCGAGGAAAGCGCCAAAGAAAAGCAGTATCATACAGGGAAACATTTGCTTCAATGCCAAGTGAAACTTTTAGTGAG AGTGACACTGAGGAGCCAGAACGCGTATATACACCAGCCGGACGTGCATGGAAGGAGAAGTA TGCTAGGCTTCGTGACCGACAAAAAGAACGAATTGCTCGGAGGCAGAATGGAGAAGTGTCTTGTTTGATAGACAGAGTTGAATGGCCTACACAATCACTGATCCAATCTGATCATGACATGGAAGGTTTGGATAAGAGAAGCTATGATGATAAAATTGAACAGATGGAGGATAACAAATCATTTCAGCCATTGGATGATAAGAGAAGTGAATCTTCTGCAAAATTTGCAAAGTCAATTAGGCACAAGTATAAAAAGTTTCATAGTGATGATCTGGATCTTTCAGTAAGACCTCCATCTGAAAACCTTTCGTCAGATATCTTTTTGCCTAGCCATCCATTCAACAGCTTGAACACAGCAAGTCCAGTTCCTTCTAACCACCTTCTACCTGTTTTAGGCCTATGTGCTCCTAATGCTAATCAGATAGGTGTATCATCTCGCAATAACCGTGGTTCACTGAGGCAACCTATATCAAGTAGTGAACAAAAACGACTAAGCATCGGAAATACAGAATTCCCATTTCCACCATCTTCTGGTTCTCGATCTCCAAATGCCCGAAATGATGAAGTGAGGGAAAAATCTGATATCTCTTTGTTACCTGAAGCTCCAGGAATGTCCTTGCATCACAAGTTGAAGAGTTTGATACCTGATGGCTACTTTCCTTTTTATCCT GTTGTTCCTACATCTGAGAGATCCCTCATGGATGGTCTGGGGAGTGCATCATTTGCTTCATTTCAAGAGAAGCTAGGCCTTCCAAATTTAATGATCGACGATAAGCTGGTACCAAGGTTTCCATTACCATCAAAAAGTTGGATGAAGCCACCTGCAGATCTGTTACCTAGCTTGTCACTAGGCATGCAGTCCATAGAAGGTTCTTTTCAGGAATTCCCTAGTATGCCACCTCTACCCAATTTCAAGCAACGACCAACTGATATcctaaagaaaaaacaaaaaatgtTTGATCTACCTTCAATGAATGGCCTAGGTTCAGTTCAAGGCATGCATCCATCATTTCTTGAAAGCCAACACATACTTCTTGACAATGCAATGATGCAAACTCAATCTGTTAAAAAGTTGTTCAAGAAGCGAGCGAAAGCAGATGTATGGTCAGAAGACGAGCTCGATGCTCTTTGGATTGGTGTCCGTAGGCATGGAAGGGGTAATTGGGATATCATGCTTGAAGATCCCAAATTGAAGTTCGCGGAGTATAGAACAGCTGAAGATTTATCTTTAAGATGGTCAGAGGAGCAGCAAAAGATAATGGATGCACCAGCTTTCTCAGCGCCAAAATCTTCCAAGCCTCTACCCCTACCTGGAATCTCAGATGACATGATGAATCGGGCTTTGCTTGGTAGCAAGTTTTCTAGTATCGGAGGTGAACGCCCAAAATCACTCCCTCACCTGACGGATATTCAACTTGGCTGCCGTGATTTAAAGTCTAGCTTTCCGGGCATCGATCAACTTGATCACATTAGTAGAATTGATGAGAATCTCTCTAAAATCTCACCATGGCAACTCAGCTATCTTAGATCAAATTACGCTGGCAGCTCTACTGGAGGGTTGGATGGATTGGAAAGGTCAGGTTTACCATTTAATCCTCGTTTTCAAGATAACTACACTGCAAAACTAGGTATGAATGTACCCAGCAGCTCTGCCTTGTACAACAGGGAAGTTGAATACCGATCGAAGAATCTTTTCTTGCCAGGTGCGATGGACAACTCTCTGAATCCTTTACATGGTTTCAATAGTGCAGCTAATTACAGCGAATCGAATGTGGGCATGCCATTGGAAACCCAAAAGCAGATTTTGCATGACTTCTCTTCCAAAAATGACATTGGTGTTGGTAGTTCAAATGCGAATAAACTCCCTCATTGGCTTCGAGAAGCTGTGAACCCCGCTCCTTCTAGGGTGCCAGAACCTGAGCTGCCCTCTGTATTGCCTCCTTCTATCACTGCAATTGCTTACTCTGTCCGTCTACTTTATGGAGAAGACAAGACAATCCCACCATTTTCTATTCCTGGCCCTCCACCTATCCAGCCGAAAGATCCAAGGAGAATTCTGAAAAGGAGAAGGAAGCTGCTTAGACTTAGCCGGTTGACCCCCAATATTAAATGCACTACTAAGAATTTTGATTGTGGCGGCCCAAGCACAATTCCAACAGCTTCAGAAATACTTGAATCTGAACCTGTTCGAGGAAGGTCTGGCCATGATGAGAATCAGAACTTAAATTTGAATTCACCATCATCATCATTAGTCGACACACAAAGAGAAGGTTCAGGCTCAGTGCTGGTACTATCTCTTGAAGCCCCACACATGGCAACATCTTCTACCATCTCCAGACACAGCGAATTGCCACTAACAGAAATACCAGGGCCTAGTCAACAAAGTGAAGAGTTATCTAAACCTCCTGTACTTGAAGTAGATTGTGAAGGACCAATGGAGGAAGATTCAAAAGAGAATAATGGTAAAACAACAGAAAAGGTACCGAGTTCCGAGCAGGTCGATCAAGTGGACCGTGGAGGCTCGAGTAAAACTCACTCTTGTGCTAGTGGATCTAACCAGCTCAAACCCATGGAACTGTCATCTGAAGAAACCGAGTTGAATGATCATCAAAGTGAGAATGAATAA